The following coding sequences are from one Solea solea chromosome 4, fSolSol10.1, whole genome shotgun sequence window:
- the LOC131458568 gene encoding oligodendrocyte-myelin glycoprotein-like, whose amino-acid sequence MRRHVLLRLSPKRVLLGLLLVSLLGWHVLAVCPSSCSCSRSHREVDCSWRGLRQLPDGLQHNMRSLNLSHNRFHDLDNQLTMYTHLRIVDLSHNRLSRLPVGLPRSLWHVHAASNRLQLLDKNDTAYQWNLRTLDLSRNKLERAIFINNTLINLCTLNLSHNHFWTLPTNMPMHVEAIDLSHNLLVKVLPGSLDRLPRLTHFYLHANRFSTLPSGALDKITSLRVITMGNNPWACHLYSDISYLMSWTQQTSAHVLGCPCHTQSVCGGVHPSRTGGWHFASYNLPPLEANAQDLSSIAPGVSVTGWLLIPNTRRQHYPVPTTPSIISTMSIINHLSATAGAAASDHMLHTDSPVLPATDKDSPSDSFHATDRSSFSISSETPSRADVTLAADRFFTTESTFSQTKKTTTLRTRSVRRQNQSHPRGIGSSSTALTSCPSVLFLYNLGLLLLTLQNVL is encoded by the coding sequence ACATGTGCTCCTGAGGCTTTCTCCCAAGCGTGTCCTCCTGGGACTACTGCTTGTGTCATTGCTTGGGTGGCACGTCCTCGCCGTGTGTCCCTCCTCATGCTCCTGCAGCCGCAGCCACCGGGAGGTGGACTGCTCCTGGAGAGGTCTAAGACAGCTGCCCGATGGCTTGCAGCACAACATGCGCTCCCTCAACTTGTCCCACAACCGATTTCACGACCTGGACAACCAGCTCACCATGTACACCCACCTCCGCATCGTTGACTTGTCTCACAACCGGCTGAGCCGCCTGCCCGTTGGCTTGCCCCGGTCCCTCTGGCACGTCCATGCTGCCTCCAACCGCCTACAGCTGCTGGACAAGAACGACACAGCCTACCAGTGGAACCTGCGGACACTTGACCTCTCGAGGAACAAGCTGGAGCGAGCCATCTTCATCAACAACACGCTCATCAATCTGTGCACCCTTAACCTAAGCCACAATCACTTCTGGACTTTGCCCACCAACATGCCCATGCATGTGGAGGCCATTGACCTGTCCCACAATTTGCTTGTGAAGGTGCTGCCCGGCTCCCTGGACAGACTTCCCAGGTTGACTCACTTTTACCTGCACGCTAACCGCTTTTCCACTCTGCCCTCTGGAGCGTTGGACAAGATAACATCACTTAGAGTCATCACCATGGGCAACAACCCTTGGGCTTGTCACCTTTATTCTGACATCAGCTACTTAATGTCCTGGACTCAGCAAACATCTGCTCATGTCCTGGGCTGCCCCTGCCATACTCAGTCAGTCTGTGGAGGTGTGCACCCCAGCAGGACTGGAGGGTGGCACTTCGCTTCCTACAACCTGCCTCCACTGGAAGCAAATGCCCAGGATCTGAGCTCCATTGCTCCTGGAGTCAGTGTTACTGGGTGGTTGCTTATCCCAAATACCCGTAGACAGCACTACCCTGTCCCCACCACTCCCTCCATCATCTCCACCATGTCTATTATTAATCACCTTTCTGCAACTGCCGGCGCAGCTGCCTCCGATCACATGCTCCACACTGACTCTCCGGTCCTTCCTGCCACTGACAAAGACTCACCCTCTGACTCATTCCACGCCACAGACAGATCCTCTTTTTCCATCAGCAGCGAAACACCCAGCAGGGCCGACGTGACTCTGGCCGCAGACCGATTCTTTACAACAGAGAGCACCTTTagccaaacaaagaaaacaacaacacttcgTACCCGGAGTGTGAGGAGGCAGAATCAGTCCCACCCCAGGGGcatcggcagcagcagcacagctctcacttcctgtccctCAGTGCTCTTTCTCTACAACCTGGGGCTTCTGCTACTCACTCTGCAAAATGTCCTCTGA